Genomic window (Synechococcus sp. LA31):
GGTGGATCGCTACCGCCGGATCATCGATCGCATCCGCGAGCGCATGCCCGACGCCTCGATCAGCGCCGATGTGATCGTGGCCTTCCCGGGTGAAAGCGATGCCCAATACCGCCGCACGCTCGATCTGATCGAGGAGATCGGCTTTGATCAGGTGAACACCGCTGCTTATTCGCCGCGGCCCAACACCCCCGCAGCCAACTGGCCAAACCAGCTGAGCGAGGCGGTGAAGGTGGAGCGGCTGCGCGAGATCAACGCCCTGGTGGAACGGATAGCCCGGCAGCGCAGTGCCCGTTACGCCGGCCGCATCGAAGAGGTGCTTGTGGAGGGCATCAACCCCAAGGACCCCAATCAAGTGATGGGGCGCACCCGCACCAACCGCCTCACCTTCTTCCCCGCAGGCCGGGCCGATGGTGACCAATGGCAGCCCGGCGATCTGGTGGATGTGCGCATCGAGGAGGTGCGGGCTTTCTCCCTCAGCGGTGCGGCCCTGCGCTGACCCTGGTCAGCGACTGAATCGCTGATACGTTTGGCCCCTGCTATTCCGCTTACATGAGCTCCGAACCCACGCAACTCGGCCTGGTGTTCGGAGGCGTGTCAGGTGAGCATGCGGTCTCGATCCGCTCAGCCAACACCGTGGCCGCAGCCCTGCGCCGCGGCGCCAATGCCAACCGCTACCGCCTGAGCTGCTTCTATATCGACCAATGGGGTCATTGGTGGCCGCCGGCCGTGGCCGATGCCGTGCTGGCCAAGGGCACACCGGCCCAGCGTGAGGAGCTGCCGGCGTCCCAGTTACGACCCGGTTTCCAGGGCTTCCCCGAGGGCGCTCTTGATGTGCAGGTGTGGGTGCCGGTGCTGCATGGCCCCAATGGGGAAGACGGCACCATCCAGGGGCTGTTCAGCCTGATGCAAGTGCCCTTTGTGGGTTCTGGGGTGCTTGGCTCAGCCGTGGGCATGGATAAACAGGCCATGAAAGCCGCCTTCGCCGCTGCAGGCCTACCGCAGGTGCCGTATGCCTGCGTGGATGCCCAGGAGCTCAGCCGGGCACCAGAAGCGCTGCTCAATCGGCTGGAGCAGCACCTGGGCTATCCCTGCTTCATCAAGCCCGCCAACCTCGGCTCCTCGGTGGGTATCAGCAAGGCCAGCAACCGCGGGGAGCTGCTGGCCGGCCTAGAGCTCGCTGCCGGCCACGACCCGCGGCTGGTGGTGGAGCAAGGCGTGGATGCACGGGAGCTGGAGTGCGCCGTGCTCGGGGGCCGCAGCATGAAAGCCTCCGTGCTGGGTGAGATCTGCTTTGACGCCGACTGGTACGACTACGAGACCAAATACAGCGCTGGCAAAAGCCACACCGTGATTCCGGCCGAGGTGCCCGAAGCCCTGAGCGAGCAAGCGCGAGCCATGGCCATCGCTGCCTGCCGGGCCGTGGCGGCCGAGGGTTTGGCACGGGTCGATTTCTTCTTCGAGCGCAACAGCGGCACGCTCTGGCTCAATGAGATCAATACCCTGCCGGGCTTCACCAGCCAGAGCATGTATCCGATGCTCTGGGAGGCCACAGGATTACCGCTTGAGGAGTTAGTGCACCAACTGGTGCAACTGGCGCAAGAATCAGGCCTACCAGCACTGAGCAAGAGGGCTTTCGCCGCATGAGTCATGGGTTGCTGTGGCTGCCTCTGCTGGTGGTCTTCCCTCTGATCACCGCTTTGGGCTGGCTGGAACGCCGCCGTCAGCGCCTTTTCCGCGAATGGGCGGACGGCGCAGAACTCTCCAAACTCGATGACTGCGGTGGTGCCCGGCTGATCAGCGGTCTGCTCAGTTGGAGCGTGTTCGAGTCGGGAACGTTGGTGGAGATGGGGCAGTTCGAGGTGAAAACCCTTGAGAAAGTGGAGCTGCTGGCGCTGGGCTCAGGCGAAGCACCCCTCACCGAGGAGTCCCAGGGGGCCTGCCGGCTTCGACTGATCAGCGGCAGCAACCACGCCGATGTGCCCTTTGCCGACGCCGAACGGGCCCGCCGCTGGATCACCGAGCTGATGACACGCTCCCGCTGCGAGCTGTGACCAAAACACCTGAGCGGCCTGGGCTGGCACCCGAACGGCGGCGACAGCTTCGTCAGCAGCGCCGGCAGGAGCGCCTACGCCAAATCTGGCGCATCAGCCTGTTCACAGCGGCCGCCACAGGCCTGGGCTGGGCCCTGCTGAGGGAAGGCTGGGTGCTGCGATCGGCAGATCAGGTGGAGGTTGTGGGTAGCTCGCTCGTAACACGGGAGCAAGTGCTGCGCGAAGCGCAGCTGCGCCTACCCCAGCCACTGCTTGCGCTGCGGCCTCAGGAGCTCGCTCAACGCCTGTCAGCCGGTCTACCCGTGGAGCAGGTGCAGGTGAGCCGGCTGATGCTGCCGCCCAGGCTGCGTATCAGCCTGGTGGAGCGGGAAGCCGTGGCCCAGGCCCAGCGCCGCACCAGTGGCGGCAGCGAACGCGGCTACGTGGACCGTTTGGGCAACTGGATGACCAGCCGCCAGCAGCGGGGCAGCGGCGGGGCGCGTACACCCCAGGTGATGGTGATGGGCTGGCAGGAGCGTCTGCGGCCGCCATTGGCCGCTGTGTTGGCCCAGCAGGATCAGATGGGCAGCACCCTCCAGCAGGTGCGCTTTGAACCCAATGGCAGCCTCTGGCTGCGCACCGCTGCTTTGGGAGATGTGCACCTCGGCCCCCCCGATGAGCGACTGCGGCGCCGCCTCGATGTGCTGCGCCATCTCTCGGCCCATCTACCGAAGCAAATGAAAACCCTGAAGATCCAATCGATCGATCTGAGCGATCCAGAGCAACCAGAACTGGGTCTACCCGGCAAAGGCCGAATCAGCATCGCTGGGCTACAGAAGGCCATCGAAGCCGCCAATCGCCCCGCCACGGCGAATGGCACGCCGGCAACAGCATCGACATCATTACCAGCCGTTCCAGCTCGCTCCCTCGGCGACTGATCCAACCGCTCCGCTAGCTGGATACTGCGAGTGCAAACGGTGACAGGCTGTTGCGATCGATCTAGCAACAAGCAAAGTATGTGGATTCCTGCGGCTGATCGAGCAGATCAACGACATAATGCTGCGCAGCACCACAGGCATGGGACCTTCTATGGAGATCGCAGCTGAAGGCCTCAGTGCCAGCAGCAATGGAGCGAGCGGGATCGTGCCCAGTCAGTCAGCCCGGATTGAGGTGATTGGCGTCGGTGGTGGCGGCAGCAATGCTGTGAACCGCATGATCGCTTCCGATTTGCAAGGTGTGGGCTACCGCGTGCTCAACACCGATGCCCAGGCCCTGCTGCAATCGGCTGCCAAGCAACGGGTTCAACTCGGCCAGAAGCTCACCCGAGGTCTTGGGGCGGGCGGCAACCCAGCCATCGGCCAGAAGGCAGCTGAAGAATCGCGCAGCGATCTGGCGCAAACGCTCCAAGGCGCTGATCTGGTGTTCATTGCCGCCGGCATGGGCGGCGGCACCGGCACCGGCGCGGCTCCTGTAGTGGCCGAGGTCGCCAAGGAATGCGGCGCTCTCACTGTTGGCATTGTCACCAAGCCCTTCGGCTTTGAAGGTCGCCGGCGCATGCGTCAGGCCGAAGAAGGGATCGCTCGCCTGTCCGAGCATGTCGACACCCTGATCGTGATCCCCAACGACCGCCTGCGCGAGGCGATCGCCGGGGCACCCTTGCAAGACGCCTTTCGCGCCGCCGACGACGTGCTGCGCATGGGCGTGAAAGGCATCAGCGACATCATCACCAGGCCCGGCCTGGTGAATGTTGACTTCGCCGATGTGCGCTCCGTGATGACCGATGCCGGCACCGCTCTGCTGGGCCTGGGTGTGGGCTCGGGCCGCTCCCGCGCCACAGAGGCCGCCCAAGCCGCCATCAGCAGCCCGCTGCTGGAGGCCGCGCGCATCGATGGCGCCAAGGGCTGCGTGATCAACATCTCCGGCGGCAAGGACATGACCCTTGAGGACATGACTACCGCCTCTGAGGTGATCTACGACGTGGTGGATCCCGAGGCCAACATCATCGTGGGGGCCGTAGTGGATGAGCGGCTTGAAGGCGAAATCCACGTGACCGTGATCGCCACAGGCTTCGAAGGCGGCGGAAGCTACCGACCTGAACGGACCGTGGCCAGCTTTAACAGCGGTTCTAACAGCTCAACTGAAGCCGATCAAAACGGCGCCGCGATCCCCTCATTCCTGCTCAACCGCCAACGCGAGAGCTGAAGCTCAAGAGGGTGACCCGGAGTCCACGCCTGCTCGGAGCATCCCGTGTGGCTGCTCCCTTCCGGTCCTGACCAGATTTGGGCGTCCGGGCCGCATGGGTCCGAGTCGTTCAGATGCTAGCAATAGGCCTCGGCCAAGAGGGCTCTGGCGTGCGACCAGCTGATCTGCTCACCTGTAAGCAGGAGGGACGACCCATCGCCGCCCTCACCGCTTGGGATGCGCTCTCAGCAGCTCTGGTGGAGCAGGCGGGCGCTGATCTGATCCTGGTTGGCGATTCCTTGGCGATGGTGGTGCTGGGCCATGCCACCACCCTGCCGGTCACGCTGGAAGAAATGATCCTGCACACCCGCGCCGTGGGGCGCGGCCTGCAGCGTCCACCAGCACAGCAGCCCCTGATCGTGACCGATCTGCCCTTTCTCAGCTATCAGTGCGGGCTGGATGCCGCCGTGGCCGCCGCGGGGCGCGTGCTCAAAGACAGCCCAGCCGCCGCCGTGAAGCTGGAGGGTGGTGAACCCGAAACCGTGGCGGTGGTGGATCGCCTGGTGCGCAGCGGCATCCCGGTGATGGCTCATCTGGGCCTCACCCCGCAATCGGTGCATCAACTGGGCTACCGGCGCCAGGCCAACGATCCCCTCACGCAGGAGCGGTTGCGGCGCAACGCCCGCGATTTGCAAGCCGCCGGGTGCTTTGCCCTGGTGCTGGAGCACGTTCCAGCTGAGTTGGCGGCAGGCCTCAGCCGTGAGCTCACGCTTCCGGTCATCGGCATTGGTGCCGGTGATCAGTGCGACGGCCAGGTGCGGGTCACCGCAGATCTACTGGGGCTCACCGAGCGCCAGCCCCCCTTTTCTCCGCCCCTGCTGGATGGTCGTCGGCTATGCATCGAGGCCCTCAAGGGATGGGTTGGGGCGCTGCAGCCCCAGAGCCCTCCTCCCACCACTCCAGCAGCTCCCGCAACACCGCATTGCTGAGGGCCAATCCCTCCGGATCGCTCAGACGCCAGCGCGGCCCCTCCCGCCTCAGCAGCCCCTGTTCCACAAACGGCTGCCAGCGGCGCAGCAATGCTGCTGGCACCTCCAGCAACACCCCTTCCCTCCGGCGCAATCCCACCATCCACTGCTCATCAAGGGGCATCCCTTCCGCCGGCTCCTGGCCCACTGGCACGGCACGCTCCGCCTGCTCGAGCCAAGCGGCGTAGCCCTCACGGGTGCGTGGCCGGGCCTCACGCACACCCCAGGGGGCTCCTGTGGCCCCCATGCCAAAGCCCCACCAGCCGCCGCCGCCGCTCCAATAGACACGGTTGTGGCGCGAGGCATGACCCGGCAAGGCGTAGTTGGAGATCTCGTAGTGGCCGTAGCCGGCGGCCGCCAGCCGCTCGGCCGTGAGCTCCATCAAATCTGCGGCCAAATCGCTTTCCGGCAGCGCTAGAGCACCGCGTCGCTCCAAGCGCTCAAACACCGTGCCGGGCTCCACGATCAGGTCGTATACCGAGAGATGGGGCGGCTGGAGAGCAATGGCCTGCTCCAGCTGCTCACGCCAGCTCGCCAGGGTCTGGCCCGGTAACCCCTGGATCAGATCGAGGCTCCAGCTCTGCAGGCGGCCGCTGCGCTGGGCCTGTTGCAACCAGCCGGCGGCTTCCATCAGATCAGCGCAGCGATGCCGACGCCCCAGCTGCTCCAGCACTGCATCGCTGAAGCTCTGCCCCCCCAGACTCACCCGATTCACGCCGGCAGCCAAATAAGCGGCGAGGCGTGTTTGATCAAAGCTGGCGGGATCGAGTTCAAGGCTCACCTCAGCGCCGGGGGCGATCCCGTAGCGCCGCCGCAGCGCCAGCAGCAGCTGCCGCAGCTGTTCGTCGCTCAGGAGCGATGGTGTGCCGCCACCCACATACACGGTGCTCAGAGGCGGCCCCGGCGCCGCCGCGACGATCTCGCGATGCAGCAGCTGCAGATAGCGGCTGATCGAGGTACTGCCTGGCGCACCGGCTTCTGCACTGGCGTGATCCCCCAGCGGTACCACCGGGAAATCGCAGTAGAAGCAGCGCCGATGGCAGAAGGGAACGTGCAGGTAGGCACTGCGGGGCGGCCAACCGCCGGGGCCAAGCCGGTTACCTCCCCGGGCCAAAGCTGCTGGGATCAGGCATGCTGCCCCTTTAAAGCCGTCGGCAGCCACAGCAACGGTCATGGTGGACTCCCTCATCCTGGTGCTGTTCGTGGTGTCGGGGGCCGCCGCCGGCTGGTTGGGGGTCGACCTCCTGCCCGAGCAGCAGCTGATCCAGATTCAGAACCTGGAGCAGCTGAGCTGGATCCTGGGGGCCGGCGGCGCTCTGGCAGGACTGCTGGCAGGCGTGGTGTTCCAACGGTTGCGCAAGCGCCTGATGGAACAGGTACGCACCATGCCCACCGATCTGCTGGTGAGCCGGGCGGTGGGCCTAATCCTCGGCCTGCTGGTGGCCAACCTGCTGATCTCGCCAATCCTCTTCCTCTCGCTGCCGTGGGAGCTGGTGCTGGTGAAGCCCCTGGCAGCCATAGCGGCCAACGTGTTTTTTGGCGTGTCGGGCTACAACCTGGCCGAGGTGCACGGCCGCACCCTGCTGCGCTTGTTTAACCCCAACAGCACCGAAGCCCTGCTGGTGGCTGATGGAGTGCTGATGCCAGCCAGCGCCAAGATTCTCGACACCAGCGTGATCATCGATGGCCGGATCCGCGGCCTGCTCGATTCAGGCCTGCTGGAGGGCCAAGTGATCGTGGCTCAATCGGTGATCGATGAGTTGCAAGCCCTGGCCGATTCGAGCAACAGCGAAAAGCGCAGCAAGGGTCGCCGCGGCTTGAAACTGCTCAGCAGCCTGCGCGAGCGCTACGGCCGCCGCCTGGTGGTGAACACCACCCGCTACGAGGGCAATGGGGTAGACGACAAGCTGCTCAAGCTGGCGGCCGACACCGGCGGCACGCTGCTCACCGCTGACTACAACCTCACCAAGGTGGCCGAGGTGCAGACCGTGAAGGTGATGAACCTGAGCGAGCTGGTGATCGCACTGCGCCCGGAGGTGCAACCGGGCGATGAGCTGAACCTCAAGATCGTGCGCGATGGCAAAGAAGCCAACCAGGGCGTGGGCTACCTCGACGACGGAACCATGGTGGTTGTGGATGGCGCTCACGGCCGCAGCGGCGAGCGGCTCACCGTGGTGATCACCGGGGCTCTGCAGACCCCCACCGGCCGGATGGTGTTCGGCAAGCTCGACGGCGCCCCAAGCCCCTCCAACAACAAAACCAAAGCCAGCGGTAGGAAATCCGCATCCGGCAAGGGCGATCAGGGCAACGCCAACCCCCGCTAGGCTCCCGGTCCAGGCCTGCAGTGATCCGCGGATGTCGGTGTCAGCTCCCTACTACGGCGATTCGGCCGTGATGCGCACCCCACCGCCCGATCTGCCTTCGCTGTTGCTGAAGGAGCGGATCGTGTATCTGGGCCTGCCGCTGTTCA
Coding sequences:
- the hemW gene encoding radical SAM family heme chaperone HemW, whose translation is MTVAVAADGFKGAACLIPAALARGGNRLGPGGWPPRSAYLHVPFCHRRCFYCDFPVVPLGDHASAEAGAPGSTSISRYLQLLHREIVAAAPGPPLSTVYVGGGTPSLLSDEQLRQLLLALRRRYGIAPGAEVSLELDPASFDQTRLAAYLAAGVNRVSLGGQSFSDAVLEQLGRRHRCADLMEAAGWLQQAQRSGRLQSWSLDLIQGLPGQTLASWREQLEQAIALQPPHLSVYDLIVEPGTVFERLERRGALALPESDLAADLMELTAERLAAAGYGHYEISNYALPGHASRHNRVYWSGGGGWWGFGMGATGAPWGVREARPRTREGYAAWLEQAERAVPVGQEPAEGMPLDEQWMVGLRRREGVLLEVPAALLRRWQPFVEQGLLRREGPRWRLSDPEGLALSNAVLRELLEWWEEGSGAAAPQPIP
- the ftsZ gene encoding cell division protein FtsZ — its product is MEIAAEGLSASSNGASGIVPSQSARIEVIGVGGGGSNAVNRMIASDLQGVGYRVLNTDAQALLQSAAKQRVQLGQKLTRGLGAGGNPAIGQKAAEESRSDLAQTLQGADLVFIAAGMGGGTGTGAAPVVAEVAKECGALTVGIVTKPFGFEGRRRMRQAEEGIARLSEHVDTLIVIPNDRLREAIAGAPLQDAFRAADDVLRMGVKGISDIITRPGLVNVDFADVRSVMTDAGTALLGLGVGSGRSRATEAAQAAISSPLLEAARIDGAKGCVINISGGKDMTLEDMTTASEVIYDVVDPEANIIVGAVVDERLEGEIHVTVIATGFEGGGSYRPERTVASFNSGSNSSTEADQNGAAIPSFLLNRQRES
- the panB gene encoding 3-methyl-2-oxobutanoate hydroxymethyltransferase — encoded protein: MRPADLLTCKQEGRPIAALTAWDALSAALVEQAGADLILVGDSLAMVVLGHATTLPVTLEEMILHTRAVGRGLQRPPAQQPLIVTDLPFLSYQCGLDAAVAAAGRVLKDSPAAAVKLEGGEPETVAVVDRLVRSGIPVMAHLGLTPQSVHQLGYRRQANDPLTQERLRRNARDLQAAGCFALVLEHVPAELAAGLSRELTLPVIGIGAGDQCDGQVRVTADLLGLTERQPPFSPPLLDGRRLCIEALKGWVGALQPQSPPPTTPAAPATPHC
- a CDS encoding cell division protein FtsQ/DivIB; protein product: MTKTPERPGLAPERRRQLRQQRRQERLRQIWRISLFTAAATGLGWALLREGWVLRSADQVEVVGSSLVTREQVLREAQLRLPQPLLALRPQELAQRLSAGLPVEQVQVSRLMLPPRLRISLVEREAVAQAQRRTSGGSERGYVDRLGNWMTSRQQRGSGGARTPQVMVMGWQERLRPPLAAVLAQQDQMGSTLQQVRFEPNGSLWLRTAALGDVHLGPPDERLRRRLDVLRHLSAHLPKQMKTLKIQSIDLSDPEQPELGLPGKGRISIAGLQKAIEAANRPATANGTPATASTSLPAVPARSLGD
- a CDS encoding PIN/TRAM domain-containing protein, whose product is MVDSLILVLFVVSGAAAGWLGVDLLPEQQLIQIQNLEQLSWILGAGGALAGLLAGVVFQRLRKRLMEQVRTMPTDLLVSRAVGLILGLLVANLLISPILFLSLPWELVLVKPLAAIAANVFFGVSGYNLAEVHGRTLLRLFNPNSTEALLVADGVLMPASAKILDTSVIIDGRIRGLLDSGLLEGQVIVAQSVIDELQALADSSNSEKRSKGRRGLKLLSSLRERYGRRLVVNTTRYEGNGVDDKLLKLAADTGGTLLTADYNLTKVAEVQTVKVMNLSELVIALRPEVQPGDELNLKIVRDGKEANQGVGYLDDGTMVVVDGAHGRSGERLTVVITGALQTPTGRMVFGKLDGAPSPSNNKTKASGRKSASGKGDQGNANPR
- a CDS encoding D-alanine--D-alanine ligase family protein; translated protein: MSSEPTQLGLVFGGVSGEHAVSIRSANTVAAALRRGANANRYRLSCFYIDQWGHWWPPAVADAVLAKGTPAQREELPASQLRPGFQGFPEGALDVQVWVPVLHGPNGEDGTIQGLFSLMQVPFVGSGVLGSAVGMDKQAMKAAFAAAGLPQVPYACVDAQELSRAPEALLNRLEQHLGYPCFIKPANLGSSVGISKASNRGELLAGLELAAGHDPRLVVEQGVDARELECAVLGGRSMKASVLGEICFDADWYDYETKYSAGKSHTVIPAEVPEALSEQARAMAIAACRAVAAEGLARVDFFFERNSGTLWLNEINTLPGFTSQSMYPMLWEATGLPLEELVHQLVQLAQESGLPALSKRAFAA